In Macaca fascicularis isolate 582-1 chromosome 12, T2T-MFA8v1.1, the genomic stretch tgtgtgtgtgtgtatatatatatatgtatatatatgtaggtgCAGGTGCCATGTAAGGGTTTCAGACACACAGTTTGTAGCCATCAACACCCAGGAAGTTAAAGCCACTACACCAGATGGAATTGGGCATCTGATAGAGCAGGAGGGATGGGGCAAAATGCAGAGCCCTCTCTGTAGCATTCTTCCTCAGTAACTCCTAGTCACCAGTTTCTTGGCCTCATGGAAACTCCTAAGTTATCAACCTGTCTGAAGTGACACCTGTCTATCAGCCGCCCTGTCCAGTTCAAATCTATGGTTCATTTCTTCAAACCACTTTCTGGTCGATGTCTTAAATTATCTCTCCCCACTATCCTTTTGGGAAATGAGCCTGATAAAAGCCCCTCATCTTGGATGAACTCAATTACTTGCCTTTTCTGTAGCTGGGTCCTACCTGCTAGGCACCACTACAGAAACATGGTAGAACCAAGCACAGGGCACCTTTAAAATTCATCGTCACCAGCTTTAATTGGCCATCAACCCTGTGTGGAGATCCCTTTGTTTCCCTTATCAGCATTCTCTTCTGTTCTCTACAATTACTATTCCAAACTTTTTCCTCTTCCTGCAAATCTTTTCCTTCTCCCCAACATTCTTCTGTATTATCAGAACACAACAAACAACTTTGCTTTCTACTTTACAAAACCcaatccaaacaaaacaaaacggcaTTAGTTTGGAAAACCTCCAACCTCCTCCATCACATCTACATGCCTGTCTGCTTTTGGACtcatcctttcctcctttcttcatttcaatGGAAGAGGAGTTCCATCTCCTGTCTAATCTAATCCCACCACTTATGCTCTGAATCCCACCCTCATCTGCCTTCTCAGGAGCCTTGCTTAATTATCCTCTCTTTCTAGAGTCTTGTATCTGTTTCCAATAGTCCCTTTCCGTCATATTTAAATATACTCATTATGTTCCTCCTGTCCTAAGAGACAAAAAACTCATCTCCCCCTCTAGCTATTGCCTTTCATATGTCCTTTTTGATCAAACTATCTTGAAAGAGTTCTCTATACTTGCCATCCTCAGTTCTTCACTTCTATTTATTTCTCATCCACTGCAATGTAGCACACCCCACAATTCTCTTGAAGGTCACCAAGGACTTCCATGCCACTAAATCCAACAGATACTTTCTGATCCTTTTCTTGTTAACCCTTGGCAGCATCTCCCACTACTGCCCCCTTCCAACCTTTTGAAACAACTGCTATGGTGGGGGCATTCTTCAGGTTCTCCTACTTCTCTGGTTACTCCTTTCTATCCTTTGtagttttccattcctttatCAACCCATTAAAAGGTATCATTCTGAGAAGCATCTTATCTTTATGTCTTATATATTCTTTTTGGCCAATCTGCTTCATTCCCTTGGCTTCAAGTAGCAATCTATATTTCCAGCTCAGATCTATCTCCTTATCTAGATGCCTACACCCTCCTGTATTTTCCCATCTCCTTCAAAATGTCTCATACACACTCAGATGGTCTATGATGTATTTTTTCACCATTCCCGTACTAAATTTACTTAGTCgcttatattttttatgttcatTTCCCTAATTATCTAAGAGTAGTAAGAGTATCTAGAGTATTAAGCCTACTcttccacttttttgtttttttcagtgaCTCCTAATCTCTGCAGTTATTCAAACATCTGCTTGGGAACAATGTTTAACTCATTTTTCTCCCTTATCTGCTCTCCTCCACTCAATCAGACATCCAGTTCTATAGATTCTGCCTCCCTAATATCTCTCCAATCCATtcacttctctccatctccattgTTTGCCACTCTAGGTGAGGTCACCATCAACTCCCTCCTGGATTATAGCACTATTCTCCTAACTGGTCTCTTGGCATCCAGTCTTTTTCCCCCACACTACAGTCATAACATTCagataaaattcaaatttgattAGGACCTCCTCCCCTTccaaaaacatttcatgtactCTGAATAAAGTCTAAACTACTGAATGTGACTCAAAAGAATCTACATTATCTAACTCTAGCCTCACCTTATGACATTCTCTTCCTTGTACTATTTGCTTCAGTCCTAATAAACTTATTTcaattttatgcttattttatattctcaatTATCACCAAACCAGTTCTCCTTGCTGTAACCCCACTCCCAGTTACCATGCCTAAATTGCTCCCCTCCTTTCTACCTCTTCTCTGTTAGGTAATTCATTATCATCTTTCAGGTATCTGCTTAAAATCTCTCCCTCTGGGAAGCCCTTACCTGATTAAGTAAGGTCCCCTGCTATCGTTCCTATAGAACCCTGCCCTGCCAATGTCATACATGCAACATTCTCTGTAAGTGTGTTTTCCACTGACTTCCCACCATACGGTTAGTCAGTGTTCAAAAACATtcttctgggccaggtgcggtggcgtgtgcctgtaatcttggcactttgggaggtcaaggcgggcaaatcgcttgagtgtaggagttcaagatcagcgtgggcaacatgacaaaatgtctacaaaaatacaaaaattagctgggcatgctggtgcatgcctgtagtcccagctacttgggaggctgaggtgggaggatcacttgagcccaggaggtcaaagctgcagtgagccatgattgtgccattgcagtccagcctgggtgacaaagtgagaccctgtatcaaacaaaacaaaacaaaacaaaacaaaacaaaaaaaacaaaaaaaaaaaacttctgcgGATGGTAGATGTCAATTGTGTTCAATGTATCAAAGAGATCAAATAAGTCAAAGACCAAACAGCTTCTATAAAACTCAGTGGTGACTTTGGTGACAGAGTTTCTGCCAGGAAGCAGAAGTAGAAGCCTTCTTCCAAGATTGACTGGAAGGCATAACTGGAGATGGAAGAGCACTCTACTCTTTTAAGAAACTTTAGGAAGAGAGGAGGCAGGTACCACGGATTGCTGTAATAAAAGCCTTCTCAGTTGAGTCCTTGCTGTCAACCAGCACTTTCAATCATTCTCTCCATTGCTGCCAAGACAGGCTTCCTAAAATGCTAACTCATTAAGACTACTCTCCTgcttaaaatttttctataattCCTCATTGCTTTCAGGATATAGTTCAAACACCTTTGCTTGATGTACACGAAATGCAAGGACCTGGCTCCCGCTCCTGTTGTAGCCCCTGGTCCTGTCACGCCCCACATATCCAGATCTTCTGTTAGGCCAGGAGGCTTCCAGCCTCTCTGCTTTTATCTGGAATAGCCTCCTCAGCTCACACCTTCACAACTCAGCTCCTACGTTCCCCAGCCAGTTCCTTGTGTCCACCTCTCCCTCATCCCCCAAACCCAGATTAGGAGTCTACTCTCCCAGAGGCCTGTGCAGGTCTCCTTCATTGCATTAATCACACCGTATCAAAAGTACATGTTCTGTGCCCCATGAGATTGAAAGCCCCTCGAAGGCAGGGATATGTTTCCCTGCATTGCATCCCCAGTGTCCCACAGTGCTTGGCGCACCGTGACGGGCCagtaaataactttaaataaatcCACAGCAACGCATGGAGCTGTACGTATAGAGGCTGCCACGCCAAGTGGCCATGGGAGGTGAGCTGTTGTCGGCGTTTTGAGCAATCTGCGGGGGGACGAGGGGATTACTCACCCGCAATGACGAATTTGGCCATGGTCGAGAGAGACTCGGAGGCAGGGACCGCGGCTTCGCGGTTTCCTGGCAACCACGCAGCCAAGGGCAAGGCGCAGGCGCACTACGAAGTCTGGAGCCCAGCAGAAGTTAGGTGTTTATAAAGTTAGGACTTGAATGAGTTACCTTGCAATACACGATCAAACATCGCCCTTATAAGCTCTGTGGTATCGCCGATCCCCCTAGTCATTCTCTTCTGTAAGCTTTCTTCTAAGTATGTCCTTCAGCTACAGCCGCGAACGTATGCTTTTTGACCTTTGAGGGAATCCGTAAGATCTCGTGAGACGCGCACCTTCTCGGGGACGCTGTCATGGCCGCTCCTGTACGTAGCCACGGGGTTGTACTCTAAGGTGAGTGGAGGTCGAGCATGGGCTGAGCGGCTGCTTGTATCACATCCTAGACTTTTTACTTCGCGGAGAAAGATCTCAGGAGTTGTCCCGAAATTAAGTTTAAAGGAGGTGGGTTAATGCTGGGCGGCCCAGCTGCGGAAGGAAAGGCTCTTGAAGTTGGTTCTGGGGTCTGGTGAGGCTGGCTGGTTTTACAAGATCTTGGTCCTGAGCGCAGGCCACATGCAGACATCGCTTTCGTTTTCTGCTTCTTCTACTGAGCCGTTCTACCTGCCCAAGTCCCTATCCTTGATAATCTGGGTTCGGCCGTTGCTAAATCGTCATGTTGAAAATGATCTATCGGCCGgtcgcggtgactcacgcctgtaatcccagcactttgggaggccgaggcgggtggatcacctgaggtcaggagttcaggaccagcctgaccaacatggtgaaactccgtctctacaaaaaatacaaaaattagccggacgtggtggcacacgcctgtaatcccagcttacttgggaggctgcgacaggagaattgcttgaacctgggaggtgcaggttgcagtgagccaagatcgcgccactgcactccagcctgggcaacagagcaagactctgtctcaaaaaaaaaaaaaagaaaagaaagaaaaagaaaaaagaaaatgatctatCAATGTTGATACCGTAATTTTCACTGAGGACATTTCCATAACAATGCCACAAAAATCTCTCCTATAGAGAAAGCTTTATGGAACGCTTTTACACCAGAAAAATCTCATTAATACAATGACTACTTCCAAAGTGAGCTGGCTTCTTTGAAACTGGACACATTGTGGTAGATTGGAGGGAGCCCATTTTGATAAAAATACTTTTACCGTTTTATGTAAATCTTTAATGGCCCCATAGGttccccattttctcttctgttaaatGCATTTCATATCTTTAagtaaaagttttgttttaatttttattcttttaattactTCTTCCCCTACAGGAAAAACCACAGCACGTGTTCTTTTTCACTAGTAGAAGCGACATTGGTTTCATATTGACAACATTAAAGCCGTTTGGAAGTGTTTCAGTGGAGAGCAAAATGAATAACAAAGCAGGCTCCTTTTTATGGAACCTTAGACAATTCAGTACATTAGTTCCAACAAGCAGAACTATGAGGCTATATCCTTTGGGactttgcaaaacaaaaatagttcATTCAAActggaacattttaaataactttcatAACAGAATGCGATCAACTGATATCTTTAGATATCTCTTTCAGGatgcattcattttaaaatcagatgttGGCTTTCAAACAAGGGGCATAAGCACTGTAACCGCCCTTAGAATTGACAGACTGCTTTATGCTAAAAGACTGTTTTTTGACTCAAAGCATTCTCTTGTCTCTGTTGATAAATTTAATGGTGAATTGAAGAAAGTAAACCTTCATCATGAAGTCTCCAGTGAAGATGTTCTTACcaaggaaacaaaaccaaaccgTATCAGCAGTAGAAAACTGTCTGAGGAATGTAATTCGCTGAGTGATGTGTTAGATGCATTTACAAAAGCGCCTACCTTTCCTAGTAGCAACTATTTCACAGCAATGTGGACAATTGCCAAAAGACTGACTGATGACCAGAAGCGCTTTGAAAAACGACTGATGTTTAGCCACCCTGCATTTAATCAGCTCTGTGAACATATGATGAGAGAAGCCAAGATCATACAGTATAAGTACCTACTGTTCAGTCTTTACTCCATAGTGAAGCTTGGAATCCCTCAGAACACTCTTTTGGTACAGACTTTGCTGAGGGTGACCCaggtaaaataaaaaggagatttCATGCATTTACTTGGTttagaatattttgaaagaatgaaGGGAAATAGATATGTAGCCTTCTTAAAAGAGACTATCGAATGGTAgtttcctttatatttatttctgcacATATATTATATGATTTAGAGGCCTTAAGTTAGCtagttattttcttccttttgctatGGAAATTTATGAAAGCCTTCCCCATTTACCATCCCCAGGGTTGAGTAGTGGTGAAGAAACTAAAATGAGGAGAGATGCAAGATATACAAAGAAAGCCTGGGTAGttgaagaaggagagaagggaaggggaaagaagagaatTTAGTCCATGGTAGAATTGGGATTCAGGCCCAGTAGATGATGCCCAGACTGATGAGCAGAATGATAGTGAAGAGGATGGTGTTTCAAGTAGAGAGGATTGCATGCCCTACGATTCCCAGAGGAAAAGTTTGGCGAATTTGAAGAGCTGAAAGTAGTTTGGTGTAGCTGAAGCACAGAATGATGGAGTTGTATGTTTGTGGGGGTGGGAACAAGTTTTGTACATGGTGATCAAAGGCGAGGAGTGAGGGGCAAGCGGCTTGGGGCAGAACAAGAGGCTAGAAAAATAGGAACCAAATCATAAAGAGCCTCTTACGGCTAGCTAAGGAGTATGCATTCATCCTGTAGGCAATGGGAGTCCGTTGAAGAATTTTAAGCAATGGGTTGACGTGctcaaatttgtattttagatCACTGAGTGAGTGGAAAATGGATTGGAAGAAGGTTGAAATTGGATGGAGGGAGCCATTTTTAGTCTAAAGCAGGAATGCCAGTGTCCTGTTTAATGTCACTGAAATGGTGCCAAATGTAAGGAAGGAAGGATTAGCTTGTTAATCATTTATGTTTTAAGAGTACACTGCTGACTTATAAAGTCAATGTTAATGAAGTAAttttttagccaggtgtggtggctcatgcctgtaatcccagcactttgggaggccaaggcaggaggatctcttgagcccaggagtctgagaccaacctgggcaacatagggagactccatctctacaaaaaatataaaaattagctgggtgtgatgtactcacctgtggtcccagctactttggaggctgaggtgggagtatcgcttgagcctgggaggttgaagttgccatgagccatgattgggtgacagaaccagaccctgtctgaaaataataataataattttttaaaagacaggaatTTCTTGGGGATAATCTGGCATATATCCTATCTTGCTATAGAATTCAAGAATTGGGTTCATAGCTATGggaaagtttttaactttttacattACTGTGATTTCCATATGTCCTCAAGGACtaactaatttttatttagtatgtatgtgtgtgtatttgtttagACCACAGAATATCCCTGTTTATTTGTAGGCTGTATATTAGTTCCTATGTAGTTATTTAAAAGTGACTATAATAAATCACCTTACCTGGTCAGTGATACTCTTACTAGATTTTGGACAGATATTCGCATCGGGATGACATCTTTGTTGGTGAGGTATGAGTAGCAGGTTTTTGTAGTCAAAACATCTGTATGGATGATGGGGTCTCACTGACCTGTTGGAATAATGTAAAGACATTTTAGAGGTGAAAGGACAGTGTGCCATCAGTGAATTTGCCCTTCAAACACATAGACAAGTGGTCTTTTCTTTCATAGTAGATATTGATGGAATGCTGTAAAATTGTTAAGGAAACCCTTTCATAGgaaagaaacctttttttttcttctaacgATAACCATTTCTTATTACCTGGTTCTGACTTAAGACTTTGTGATTTGTTGGTTATGTAATGTTAGCAAAAGAACATCTCTCTCTTCAGGCTAAGTTTCCTCAGATGTGATCTTTTGTGAGGTGTATAGACTAGTTGTGATTAAACTGTACAGTACTACTAGTTAAGCTGTGTTGTTACTATTCACTTTCCAAATTATGCCCACTATTATTTCTGGAATCAAACTTAGTACCCTAAGTAAAGAGACCTGAAAGAAGAATCCGTGGGGTATAAGCTTCCCTTGAGACTCGGATAGCGGTGGTAGAATGTGGCAGGAGATATGAATTAGAAGATTCACAACTAAAGTTTCAGCTTGATACCCAGGAAAGGATCTAGGGAAATTGTAAGAGCACAACCATTTAAGGATCTTTAGAGACGAGCTAGTTACCTGCTGTACCTCAGTAGTTCTTATATTCCTGCACTTTAACTGTTTTTGCCTTTGTGATGACCTTGAGTTACAAGAAGAGGTAACAATAATGTTTAATAAAAGTTGTTTCAGAAGTAGTGgaatataataaatatcaaatgtGTTTTCAGTGATAATGGTGAAGGTAAAAAAGTGTTGATGCATAAAAGGATGTGTATCAGTTAGCTGGAAAATTCAGTAAGTAtgactttttatttctcaaagatgcTGTTTATTGTGGACTGACTGTAAGAATTGTTGGTTTGATACTCAATCCTTTTATTCAGTACATCAGTTCAGGGTTTTTGCTTGGGTGAGATAGTTTACTATGGGCTCATCACCTGTAgtgtttttgaaattatatttcaataggAACGTATCAATGAGTATGATGAGATATGCCTTTCAGTTTTATCAAGTGTTTTGGAGGTAATGGAGCCATGCAAGAATGTTCATGTTCTACAAATGGGATTCAGGTGAGAACTCTCTTATGCTTTCGGCATGTGGTTTTCTTTGTTCCTCTTATATCTGGAATAAAAAGTTGAGATGAAAACTAAACTGCTTTCTTGATGGGAGAAGTTGGGAAGGCTTTGTTGGTAGTTACAGTCTTTCATGCCTTATTAAGCTTAAAATCCTGACTCTGGATGACATAAGGCTGGAAATACTTCTTTTAGGGTCCATAATAACAAAGATGTGAGTAACATTGAAatctaaattaatttattttaaaacatactactGATGTGGGGTAGGAGAGAATTGATATGTATATTTAATTCAGATAGTAGTTATTCAGGGACTATGTGAGGGTTGACACTGGCCCAGCTTGAAAAGGAATTTATAAAATTGATTCAAATGATCTAATGTCATAGATTAGTGAGAGTAACACTTAATTCCCTTTTACATTGACTATGCTTAGGATATATTACTATAATCTCCTGACATAATTTGTTCATTAGTAAAGAGAGCACAACAATGTGAGAGAAAATAGCACTATTAATAGATTGGTTCTCGATCTTTAACTACTTACACTCTCTCGGGCAGGTAGATCATTTCTCTGGGCTTCATAATCCTTGCCTGTAAGAAGGGGCTGgaccaaataaaattttaagatttttcttctgctttgaaGATTCTGTGATTTTAATATTTACTGTGTTTGATAACAGAATACTAGTTGATCAGCAAGTTTGGAAAATAGAAGATGTCTTCACATTACAAGTTGTGATGAAGTGCATTGGTAAAGATGCACCGATTGCTCTTAAGAGGAAACTGGAGGTAAACACGTGGATTTTCTCTAGTGGATGagatttgaaaaaattatttcttataaccTTTTATCACCGCCTGAAGTCAATTTTCTAGGGGGGCATTGCTGGGCTTTTAGGTTTAGCTTCGCTAAAGTGAATGAATAGAAGTAcccttatatttatttatctgtatatatacatgtatatttatttatctatttgtctgGGTCATATTACCCAAGCTtcatcctttttatttaaaaataaaagtttaggccagacatggtggctcacacctgtaatcccagcactttgggatatcAAGGGCAGGGAGATCtgttgatcccaggagtttgagaacagcctgggtaactgagcaagaccctgtctctgcaaaaaaaaaaaaaaaaaaaaatcaaagaattagccaggcatggcggtgcatgcctatagtcccagctacatgggaggctgaggcaggaggatcacttgagcctgggaggttgaggctccaacctgggtgacagcacaagaccctgtctcaataaaagtaaaagtttaatttattttgccGCACatagtaaattaaattaaagtttgtttttctttagatgAAAGCCTTGAGGGAATTAGacagattttctcttttgaatagCCAGCGCATGTTTGAGGTACTAGCTGCCATGAATCACCGATCTCTTATACTCCTGAATGAATGCAGTAAGGTGGTCCTAGGTAAGGGgaatttttctttcatcatttgtAACACCTGAGCTGCTGTTTTagactatttttgttttaaaaactttgcttttatatggaaaaaagaataaagcatgtTGTATTCAAAACAATCtggtaatttttgtttatttaactcATTCTTCAAGATAATATCCATGGGTGTccttcaaaaataataatcaacATATTGCAGTCCTGCAAAGACCTCCAATACTATAATTTAGATCTCTTCAATGGACTCGCAGATTATGTGGCTGCAACTTTCGACGTCTGGAAGTTGAAAAAAGTGAGTACATTAACAATTTAGAATCAGCCtcacaaacttttaaaacacaTACTAATTCATTTAGCATTTTAAGTATTTCTCTTTCACCTTTATAGTAGTTAAGATACCAAAATATTCCAATGCTCTATTGACTTTTGAAAACTTTGCTCCTTATTCTTGTCTGGGGGCTACTTGCTAATATGAATAGTCCCCAACTTAGGATGGCTTGACttaatattttttgactttttgatattGCAAAAGCAATacgcattcagtagaaaccatactttgaattttgaattttgatgtttTCCTGGGTTAGTGATATGTTGTGTTATACTCTCTTTTCATGCTGGGCAGTGGCAGCAAGTCGCAGCTCCCAATCAGCTGCACAATCGTGAGGATAAACAAGGCATgttgtattcaataaattacatgagatactcaacacttttattataatataGGCTTTTTGTTAACTCATTTTGCCCAACTATAGGTGAATGTAAGTGTTCtaagcatgtttaaggtaggctaggctaagctatgatgttcagtaaattggatgtattaaatgcattttgacttaaaatattttcagtttatggTGAGTTTATTGGGATATACCCCACCATAAGTCAAGGACCATCTGTATACTATTCTATCTTTTGGTCATCTTTctatttgaaacaaaaatttgcTCTTCTATTTGGTTTTAAAGGGTtatatgggccaggcgcggtggctcacacctgtaatcccagcattttgggaggccgaggcgggtggatcacttgagatcaggagttcgagaccagcctggccaacatggcgaaaccccatctctactaaaaatacaaaaattagctgggcatggtggcgtgtccctgtcatcccagctactaggggggctgaggcaggaggaccacttgaacctgaggaggttgcagtgagctgagatcgcgccactgcactccagcctgggcaacaaagatcaaaactccatctcagaaaaaaaagaaaaaagaaaaaagggttgTATGGTACTTTTGTTAGATATTTAGCATCATTTCCATGTTTATACTTTGTTCTTGTTAGATTTTGAATAATAAAGATGGGTGATGTGACAGGCTTATGgtttttgaagaataaaatgtCACTACTTAATGATCACATCCATTGTTTTATCCAGAGTAAAAGCGTTTAAAATCAGGAGCTCTGTTaagaatgtaaacatttaatgaaGCAGCTAGTAAAAACTTCTTTTTCAATGAAATAGGTGATAACTGTTAGATCTCTAGGTTCAGTTTATTTTGGAGAGTAAGTTAAATACTGAGTTTACTGTGGAAATTGGTTATGGAAAGAGAAGTAATCCTAAGTAAGAAAGATTGAGAAGGAAATTGGAGGTGAActtcaaagtttattttaatcATAATGTTTCAGTTCCATTTTCACTTATAgattttaatgttaaatataGAAATTTTGGGGTTATGTCATACATGTTAGAATCTAGGAAGTATTTAAGTTTGGAAATGCGAGGAGTTCAAGATTGAGTTGGTCATTTTGAAAACCTTCAGAAAAGgcatatttaaaagtaattttcagaTCTGTTGTATGAAAAGCATGTaggaaaagatttatttttaaatcagatggAAATATAGAAATCATTGTATGCCCAGCTTCTCAGCTTATAAAAAGATTGCTTATTAACTTGGTACCCAATTCAAGAATTAATAGAACAGATTTTGTGAGGGAAAGATAATTGTTCCTTTTCAGGGAAATATTCTGTTTCAGGATATATTCTGTTGATCAGGACAGTTGAATTGCTGCTTAGATTTTTTGAGATCTAAAAAATTACTATTAGCGTACTGTAATTATTAAAGAGTTTTccctcaattttctctttttaaggttctttttatcctcattttatttgaaaacctTGGCTTTCGACATGTTGGTTTAATGGACCTGTTTATGAAGAGAATAGTAGAAGATCCTGAATCCCTAAACATGAAAAACATTCTATCTATTCTTCATACTTATTCTTCTCTCAATCATGTCTACAAATGCCAGAACAAAGAGTATgtacttggttttttttttaccttttttattgcCTTATAACTTATAGAAAAGGTTATAAATCATAAGCTTAATGAATTATTACAAGTGAACACACCCCTAGTCATCATCCATgccaataaataaaacatagtgTTCCTTACTCATTTATgaagttaaacaaaattttattttatatttgctgccctttgtcttgtttgtttctttgttctttataatATATGAGTTAATTCATCATGGGAGTTTTCATTTCAAACCCTCCCAGCTTATCCTCTCAGCTCCTGAGTTCATAGTtcagtttaattttattaaaacattgaaaaatctgtcttttaaaatttttgatttttttattatggtaagaacatttagtaaattttaaagtgtacagtacGATATTGCTGACTTTATTATTAACAGTATAGATAATGATATTGTACAGTGGATCTCTAGAACGTAATCATCTTGCATAGCTGAAACTTTATGCCTGTTAAATAGCAACTCCCCTATTTCCCCCTTTCCTCACCCTTGACAACCAACATTATAATCTCTGTTTCTATGACTGACCTTTTAAGATACTTTATATAAGCAGAgtcatgtggtatttgtccttCTATGACTAGcctatttcagttagcataatgccCATCAAGttgatccatgttgtagcatatggcaggatttccttctaaggctgaataatattccattatatgtatatatcacattttctttatccattcatctgttgatggacgttTAGGTTGTTTCCCTATCTTGGCTATTGCAAACAATGCTGCAGttaacatgggagtgcagatgtctctttgagaGTCTTATTTCAATTCTTATGAATTGAAATATATCCACAAGTGAAATCCCTGGATCATACAGGGATTCTGCTTTTACCAAGTGTTCTActtttaccaaatgctttttttttttagcatcagttgaaatgatcatatggtttttatcctttattctgttgatatgatgtatcatattgattgatttgcatatgttgaaccatccttgcatcccagggataaatcccacttggtcataatgaataatctttctaatgtattattgaatttggtttgctagtatttttttgaggatttttgcatcaatcttcatcaaagatattgcgctgtagttttttgtttgtttgtttgtttatgtgtttttgtctgattttggtatcagggtaatactggacttgtagaatgag encodes the following:
- the FASTKD2 gene encoding FAST kinase domain-containing protein 2, mitochondrial; translated protein: MNNKAGSFLWNLRQFSTLVPTSRTMRLYPLGLCKTKIVHSNWNILNNFHNRMRSTDIFRYLFQDAFILKSDVGFQTRGISTVTALRIDRLLYAKRLFFDSKHSLVSVDKFNGELKKVNLHHEVSSEDVLTKETKPNRISSRKLSEECNSLSDVLDAFTKAPTFPSSNYFTAMWTIAKRLTDDQKRFEKRLMFSHPAFNQLCEHMMREAKIIQYKYLLFSLYSIVKLGIPQNTLLVQTLLRVTQERINEYDEICLSVLSSVLEVMEPCKNVHVLQMGFRILVDQQVWKIEDVFTLQVVMKCIGKDAPIALKRKLEMKALRELDRFSLLNSQRMFEVLAAMNHRSLILLNECSKVVLDNIHGCPSKIIINILQSCKDLQYYNLDLFNGLADYVAATFDVWKLKKVLFILILFENLGFRHVGLMDLFMKRIVEDPESLNMKNILSILHTYSSLNHVYKCQNKEQFLEVMASALTGYLHSVSSENLLDAVYSFCLMNYFPLASFNQLLQKDVISELLTSDDMKKNVHKLHILDTCLKLDDTVCLKDIALSLPQLPRELPPSHPNAKVAEVLSSLLGGEGYFSKDVHLPHSYHIDFEIRMDTNRNQVLPFSDVDTASATDIQRVAVLCVSRSAYCLGSSHPRGFLAMKMRHLNAMGFHVILVNNWEMDKLEMEDAITFLKTKIYSVEALPVAAVNLQST